One genomic region from Terasakiella sp. SH-1 encodes:
- a CDS encoding magnetochrome domain-containing protein: MEDQKVLLDLEDELEDNVPEYCSLEIRKYLLFVGLIAAMILVGTFWYINYYKEGIGVETAAVALGNDTAVTETSKQFAQPTGPKAQLVNWFPRQPGGAAPGFGVSVPSMGNPLIPAAMPMGQAGMPVAMPVAMPGGKKAPKALKGGFASVADVIHDSVVNISAVRGVGPQAPQNKPNPAMGNIFSNPFSGRSFENIGSGVIVRDDGYIVTNYHIIRDAGSVTVNVFTGDLTDRYPATVIKLDEVLDLALLKIEPKKPLTAGILANSDLVKVADEVIAVGSPFGLSQTVSRGIISAKRKSLTIENITHANLLQTDAAINQGNSGGPLVGAMGQVVGINTAIYTPTGSFAGIGFAVPSNQVRTFLLEQINGLPTRVKKPMMQTVAMPQGGAMAPPIAANAKPPHTDGREMMDCQTCHQITGGGVAAQTVALTKRQMRQGPPIAANAKSPHGDERDQMNCAMCHQINGGPKTANGKRPGMQVVALTKRQMRQGPPIAPNARNPHNDERAQMNCAMCHQFTGNGQQAAAGGQPAMQAVALTKRQMRQGPPIAANARNPHNDERAKMNCAMCHQINGGGQPAGRPVAMTQPTGAPPIPANAKPPHTDGRETMNCATCHQIIGAGGATPAAFNYSFAGPNKSFGLNVAAPQFGGMTKEMNKATLPARDFFIQGASVLPIDSPLVQHNGPSPGRGVFVNKVMPNSPADMAGIKISDIILRVDGRRVNSPLEMTQAMDKILVGDPVRLTVMHKGRRADLELIKKKAPTLKDMQTMQQAAVQQKPNTPTLRKKAQAQIKQPVPTEFNWRGIEVENFRRPTPADSPMGKQPGGAIVGDVTRGSPAERAGVMRNDVILEVNARSAKNAKKFNKAIKKAREERMIVLRIDRAGQEKFLVLR, translated from the coding sequence GTGGAAGATCAAAAAGTATTATTGGATCTGGAAGACGAACTGGAAGACAACGTTCCAGAATATTGCAGCCTTGAAATCCGCAAATACCTTCTGTTTGTCGGTTTGATCGCTGCCATGATCCTTGTTGGTACCTTCTGGTATATCAACTATTACAAAGAAGGCATCGGTGTTGAAACCGCTGCTGTGGCACTGGGCAATGACACTGCTGTGACTGAAACGTCAAAGCAGTTTGCCCAGCCCACGGGTCCCAAGGCGCAGCTGGTGAACTGGTTCCCGCGCCAACCGGGTGGGGCTGCACCGGGCTTTGGTGTGTCTGTTCCTTCTATGGGGAACCCGCTGATCCCGGCTGCAATGCCGATGGGTCAAGCTGGTATGCCGGTTGCTATGCCTGTGGCGATGCCAGGTGGCAAGAAAGCACCTAAGGCGCTCAAGGGTGGTTTTGCCTCTGTTGCTGATGTGATCCACGATAGTGTGGTCAATATTTCAGCTGTTCGTGGGGTCGGTCCACAAGCACCACAAAATAAGCCTAATCCGGCTATGGGTAATATTTTCAGTAATCCGTTTTCCGGGCGTTCTTTTGAGAATATCGGTTCCGGCGTAATTGTGCGCGACGACGGATACATTGTAACGAACTATCACATCATCCGGGACGCTGGTTCCGTCACCGTAAATGTCTTTACGGGTGATTTGACAGATCGTTATCCTGCAACCGTTATCAAGCTCGATGAAGTGCTTGATTTGGCGTTGCTGAAAATCGAACCGAAAAAACCACTGACAGCAGGTATTCTGGCCAACAGTGATCTGGTCAAGGTTGCCGATGAGGTGATCGCTGTGGGCAGCCCCTTTGGTCTCAGCCAAACGGTCAGCCGTGGCATTATCTCTGCCAAGCGTAAATCATTGACCATTGAAAATATTACGCACGCGAACCTGTTGCAGACAGATGCGGCCATTAACCAGGGGAACTCCGGTGGCCCGCTTGTCGGTGCAATGGGTCAGGTCGTCGGGATTAATACGGCGATCTATACGCCAACAGGCTCTTTTGCCGGGATTGGTTTTGCTGTTCCCAGTAATCAGGTTCGTACTTTCTTGCTCGAACAAATCAATGGCCTGCCGACACGCGTTAAAAAACCGATGATGCAGACTGTGGCGATGCCGCAAGGGGGCGCGATGGCACCGCCGATTGCAGCCAATGCCAAGCCGCCGCATACGGATGGCCGTGAAATGATGGATTGTCAGACTTGTCACCAGATCACAGGTGGTGGTGTTGCGGCACAGACTGTGGCTTTGACCAAGCGTCAGATGCGTCAAGGCCCACCGATTGCAGCCAATGCCAAAAGCCCGCATGGCGATGAGCGTGATCAAATGAACTGTGCCATGTGTCACCAGATTAATGGGGGCCCGAAAACCGCAAATGGTAAGCGTCCGGGCATGCAGGTTGTGGCTTTGACCAAACGTCAGATGCGCCAAGGCCCGCCGATTGCACCGAATGCACGTAACCCGCATAATGATGAACGTGCGCAGATGAATTGTGCCATGTGTCACCAATTCACAGGCAACGGCCAGCAAGCCGCAGCAGGTGGTCAGCCTGCCATGCAAGCTGTGGCCTTGACCAAACGTCAGATGCGTCAAGGTCCCCCGATTGCGGCCAATGCGCGTAACCCGCATAATGATGAACGTGCCAAGATGAATTGTGCGATGTGTCACCAGATCAATGGCGGTGGACAGCCCGCAGGTCGTCCGGTTGCCATGACACAGCCCACTGGGGCACCGCCAATTCCGGCCAATGCCAAGCCACCCCATACAGATGGGCGTGAGACCATGAACTGTGCAACTTGTCACCAGATCATTGGGGCAGGTGGAGCAACGCCAGCGGCTTTTAACTATTCCTTTGCAGGTCCGAACAAATCCTTCGGCCTGAATGTAGCAGCCCCGCAATTCGGTGGTATGACAAAGGAAATGAATAAAGCTACATTGCCGGCCCGCGATTTTTTTATCCAGGGCGCTAGTGTTCTGCCAATCGATTCACCGTTGGTGCAGCACAATGGTCCCAGTCCGGGGCGAGGCGTCTTTGTAAATAAAGTTATGCCAAATTCACCAGCGGATATGGCTGGGATTAAAATCAGTGACATTATCCTGCGTGTGGATGGGCGTCGTGTGAATTCTCCGTTAGAGATGACGCAAGCGATGGACAAAATCCTTGTCGGGGATCCGGTGCGTTTGACGGTGATGCATAAAGGGCGTCGTGCTGATCTTGAATTGATCAAGAAAAAAGCTCCAACCCTGAAAGATATGCAGACCATGCAGCAAGCTGCGGTTCAGCAAAAGCCGAACACACCAACCTTGCGCAAAAAAGCACAGGCACAGATCAAACAACCTGTTCCGACAGAATTTAACTGGCGTGGCATTGAGGTTGAAAACTTCCGCCGTCCCACCCCGGCAGACTCTCCGATGGGTAAACAACCCGGTGGGGCCATTGTGGGGGATGTGACACGGGGCTCCCCTGCTGAACGTGCGGGGGTCATGCGCAATGATGTGATTCTTGAGGTCAATGCCCGTTCTGCCAAAAATGCGAAGAAATTCAATAAAGCGATTAAAAAAGCGCGAGAAGAGCGTATGATCGTTTTGAGAATTGATCGTGCAGGCCAAGAAAAGTTCCTTGTGTTGCGCTGA
- the mamK gene encoding MamK family actin-like protein, producing the protein MSSTQDSWNTGNDTTNAGGENEPLLIGFDFGTSYTAVMSNRGHQQVFRSVVGYPKDMIGVKLLGEPYVVGDAAFEKRSFVDLRSPLKDGVLREYVERDMEVARDFVDHTINAIAKEGDEVAVIVGVPARASNTNKDLMVQVFEDFVDTVQVISEPFLVAYGRGSLVNSLVIDIGAGTVDICALKGAMPGQKSQITINKAGNFIDEQIEALIMQAHPEVQMNIHMAQAIKEKHGFVGTAAEPAMAELRVEGKPAQFDITREVSAACEMIVPGIIEGVEKLIQTCSPEDQATMLNNIFLAGGGSRIGGLDKMIAERLVSFGDVQVSRVSDPTYAVASGALKLAQELPPQYWDQLGSVTDN; encoded by the coding sequence ATGAGCAGTACACAAGACAGCTGGAACACTGGCAACGACACAACAAATGCAGGCGGTGAAAATGAACCACTGCTGATCGGCTTTGATTTCGGCACTTCTTATACTGCGGTGATGTCAAACCGTGGGCATCAGCAGGTTTTCCGTTCTGTTGTGGGTTATCCCAAAGATATGATCGGGGTAAAATTGCTGGGTGAACCTTATGTGGTGGGCGATGCAGCCTTTGAAAAACGTTCTTTCGTTGATCTGCGCAGCCCGCTGAAAGACGGTGTTCTGCGTGAATATGTGGAACGCGATATGGAAGTCGCGCGTGATTTCGTTGACCATACCATCAATGCCATTGCCAAAGAGGGCGATGAAGTTGCTGTGATTGTGGGTGTTCCAGCACGTGCGTCAAACACCAACAAGGACCTGATGGTTCAGGTCTTTGAAGATTTTGTTGATACGGTTCAGGTGATTTCTGAACCGTTCCTCGTGGCTTATGGTCGTGGTTCGCTGGTGAACAGCCTGGTCATTGATATCGGGGCAGGGACTGTTGACATCTGTGCGCTTAAAGGCGCCATGCCGGGTCAAAAATCCCAGATTACGATTAATAAGGCCGGTAATTTTATTGACGAACAGATCGAAGCCTTGATCATGCAGGCCCACCCGGAAGTTCAGATGAATATCCATATGGCTCAAGCCATTAAGGAAAAACATGGTTTTGTCGGTACGGCTGCGGAACCCGCCATGGCTGAATTGCGTGTAGAAGGTAAACCGGCACAGTTCGATATTACCCGCGAAGTCAGCGCGGCGTGCGAAATGATCGTTCCGGGTATCATCGAAGGTGTGGAAAAACTGATCCAGACCTGTTCACCAGAAGATCAGGCCACCATGTTGAATAATATCTTCCTGGCTGGCGGCGGCTCGCGCATTGGCGGTCTGGACAAGATGATTGCAGAACGTCTGGTTAGCTTTGGCGATGTGCAGGTGTCCCGCGTTTCTGATCCCACCTATGCTGTGGCGTCCGGTGCGTTGAAACTGGCACAAGAGCTGCCACCGCAATATTGGGACCAATTGGGCAGCGTGACAGACAACTAA
- a CDS encoding LapA family protein, which translates to MAKLIIYLILAIAILLFALQNNVPVVIDLIFLPPVQMPMILVLALAFFSGFIAALFSVARITMKKKNREQIEYHPK; encoded by the coding sequence GTGGCAAAACTGATCATATATTTGATCTTGGCGATTGCTATCTTGTTATTTGCGCTGCAAAACAATGTGCCGGTGGTGATTGATTTGATCTTTTTGCCCCCTGTGCAGATGCCGATGATTTTGGTCCTTGCTCTGGCCTTTTTCAGTGGCTTCATTGCGGCACTCTTTAGTGTGGCGCGCATAACAATGAAAAAGAAAAACCGGGAACAGATCGAATATCATCCCAAATGA
- the mamM gene encoding magnetosome biogenesis CDF transporter MamM, with product MKYDKCGKCIKTIGWVGLVVNTVLTFLKAFVGLVSGSHALLADSLYSFKDVVSSLLVIVGGKVSEQTLDKEHPYGHGKIEFVLSLFVSVVFLVVTGFLLVYAISMLFGDNIHEAPHLIALWTAVLCAVVNVVMYAYSKCAANESNSPLIKTLSKHHHADAFSSSAVAVGIVGAHYLNMPWIDTGVAVVETLHLMHLGGHVFKDSVMGLMDRQIDMPKRKILTNLVLGVEGVKQLKEMRTRYIGQNISAEITIGVDENCTVDEATAIADKVKDTIVHTVARIGAIQVKAEAQGSKESTAAEEAADAMSLLDEGPAPQGGTA from the coding sequence ATGAAATACGATAAATGCGGTAAGTGCATAAAAACCATTGGCTGGGTCGGCTTGGTGGTCAATACCGTGCTGACTTTTCTCAAGGCTTTTGTCGGGCTGGTTTCCGGTTCCCACGCCCTCTTGGCCGATTCCCTGTATTCCTTTAAAGATGTGGTCAGCTCTCTTCTCGTCATTGTCGGCGGCAAGGTGTCTGAACAGACGTTGGATAAGGAACACCCGTACGGCCACGGCAAGATCGAATTTGTCCTCTCCCTCTTTGTCAGTGTGGTCTTTCTCGTCGTCACCGGCTTCTTGCTGGTTTACGCCATCTCCATGCTGTTTGGCGATAATATCCACGAAGCCCCGCACCTAATCGCGCTTTGGACCGCTGTGCTTTGTGCGGTTGTCAATGTGGTCATGTATGCCTATTCCAAATGTGCGGCTAATGAGAGCAACAGCCCGCTAATCAAGACCCTGTCCAAACATCATCACGCCGATGCCTTTTCTTCAAGCGCGGTTGCGGTGGGGATCGTTGGGGCACATTACCTCAATATGCCCTGGATTGATACGGGTGTGGCTGTGGTGGAAACCCTGCACCTGATGCATTTGGGCGGCCATGTCTTTAAAGATTCTGTCATGGGCCTGATGGACCGTCAGATCGACATGCCGAAACGCAAAATCCTCACCAATCTGGTGCTGGGTGTGGAAGGTGTGAAGCAGCTCAAAGAAATGCGCACACGCTATATCGGTCAGAACATCTCTGCGGAAATCACCATCGGGGTGGATGAAAACTGCACCGTCGATGAGGCCACGGCCATTGCCGATAAGGTGAAAGACACCATTGTCCATACGGTGGCACGCATTGGCGCGATTCAGGTCAAGGCTGAAGCACAAGGCAGCAAGGAAAGCACGGCTGCTGAAGAAGCCGCAGATGCCATGAGCTTGCTGGATGAGGGTCCCGCACCGCAAGGTGGAACGGCTTAA
- a CDS encoding TSUP family transporter, with protein MSEKENVKKLAFWGDRGFCASPWQGLAIGFTALVFLTFAWGFVVLDGFKEDDHFDRFHDLSIPEFLFRDAAGAPQAIADALAPGIVGISGSQPNMPMMASGSIVSAEGHVLTVLHPLKNLDQLYVHVRTVEGITPFKAEVIETNANHNLALLKITSPERFQYFTLANTSNLKVKTTVVALGQTRNGNIVINQGQVQTLDTSLKVNGRPMKALAATDAVFSWQQTGGPLVNTRGEIVGVNVAFKGPNGVVDGFMIPSYVVMTHFGNIAKFKVGQDVVVPVMWKPKSQVGNNAQVTAPPMWQITATPNPQVQTLNPSQTTSNTFGMNVVANGVNHAMTDLEHLGGTRILGFPLKDIIGLALLGLGAGLISGMMTMGGGILHVAGMMIVFGYGIYLIRPVAYLTNLFIFGAAAQRNLKSGLVMWDTVKKLLPWAVIGMVGGYFIGNYIGDGGIAFLLGAFAAIMTLKGLHEIFVPVQENILVKTGDDKEDKNVIHEGIDDDDYIDELLAEEKDKPKIGSWALDIKDVLLGLPIGLISGILGISGGVLAVPLQRFFKGQAIQNAIANSSIVVFWASAMGALVAFIHGTSAGLIDWETPLIMTMIMVPGAFAGGALGARLMKVLPSIFLKWFYTIIMAAIAVRILFLS; from the coding sequence ATGAGCGAGAAAGAAAACGTAAAGAAACTGGCCTTTTGGGGCGATCGGGGATTTTGCGCAAGTCCGTGGCAAGGTTTGGCCATTGGCTTTACGGCTCTGGTCTTCTTGACCTTTGCCTGGGGCTTTGTCGTTCTGGATGGCTTTAAGGAAGACGATCATTTTGATCGTTTCCACGATCTTTCCATCCCTGAATTCCTCTTCCGTGATGCTGCGGGTGCCCCGCAAGCCATTGCCGATGCCTTGGCACCGGGGATTGTCGGGATCAGTGGTTCTCAACCCAATATGCCGATGATGGCGTCTGGTTCTATCGTGAGTGCTGAAGGCCATGTACTGACGGTTCTTCATCCGTTGAAAAACCTTGATCAGCTTTATGTCCATGTACGCACGGTTGAAGGCATTACACCCTTTAAGGCCGAAGTGATTGAGACCAATGCCAATCATAATCTGGCCTTGTTGAAGATTACATCGCCAGAACGTTTTCAATATTTCACGCTGGCAAATACCTCAAACCTGAAGGTCAAAACAACAGTTGTTGCCTTGGGCCAAACCCGCAATGGCAATATCGTTATTAACCAAGGCCAAGTGCAGACGCTGGATACATCCTTGAAAGTCAATGGTCGCCCGATGAAAGCATTGGCGGCGACCGACGCGGTCTTTTCCTGGCAGCAAACAGGTGGCCCGCTGGTCAATACCCGTGGTGAAATTGTCGGTGTCAACGTTGCCTTTAAGGGGCCAAACGGTGTTGTTGATGGCTTCATGATCCCCAGCTATGTGGTCATGACCCATTTTGGAAATATTGCGAAATTCAAGGTGGGCCAAGACGTTGTGGTTCCGGTGATGTGGAAACCTAAATCCCAAGTCGGTAATAACGCCCAAGTGACTGCCCCACCGATGTGGCAGATTACAGCAACACCGAACCCGCAAGTTCAAACGTTGAACCCGAGCCAAACCACGTCTAACACCTTTGGCATGAATGTGGTTGCCAATGGGGTGAACCACGCCATGACCGATCTGGAGCATCTGGGCGGCACGCGTATTTTGGGTTTTCCGCTGAAAGATATTATCGGCTTGGCCCTCTTGGGTCTGGGGGCTGGCTTGATCAGCGGGATGATGACTATGGGCGGCGGCATCTTGCATGTGGCCGGGATGATGATTGTCTTTGGTTATGGGATTTACCTCATTCGTCCGGTGGCTTATCTGACCAACTTGTTTATCTTCGGGGCCGCAGCACAGCGTAACCTGAAATCCGGTCTCGTCATGTGGGATACGGTGAAAAAGCTCCTGCCTTGGGCGGTAATTGGTATGGTTGGCGGTTACTTTATCGGTAACTATATCGGGGATGGTGGCATTGCCTTCTTGCTCGGTGCCTTCGCTGCGATTATGACCCTGAAGGGCTTGCATGAAATTTTTGTCCCTGTTCAGGAAAATATTCTGGTCAAAACAGGTGATGATAAAGAAGATAAAAACGTCATTCATGAAGGTATTGATGATGACGATTATATCGACGAGCTTCTGGCCGAAGAAAAAGACAAGCCGAAGATCGGGTCCTGGGCACTGGATATCAAGGATGTCTTGCTTGGTCTGCCCATCGGTTTGATCAGTGGTATTCTGGGTATTTCCGGTGGTGTTCTGGCCGTTCCGCTGCAACGCTTCTTTAAAGGCCAAGCCATTCAAAACGCCATTGCCAACAGCTCCATCGTTGTCTTCTGGGCCTCGGCCATGGGGGCATTGGTTGCCTTTATCCACGGCACGAGCGCGGGCCTGATTGATTGGGAAACACCGCTGATCATGACCATGATCATGGTGCCGGGTGCCTTTGCTGGTGGTGCGTTGGGTGCACGTTTGATGAAGGTTCTGCCTTCCATCTTCCTGAAATGGTTCTACACCATCATCATGGCGGCCATCGCGGTTCGTATCCTCTTCTTAAGCTAA